One window of the Etheostoma spectabile isolate EspeVRDwgs_2016 chromosome 16, UIUC_Espe_1.0, whole genome shotgun sequence genome contains the following:
- the usp20 gene encoding ubiquitin carboxyl-terminal hydrolase 20 isoform X4: MAEQELCPHLDSIGEVTKEDLLQKSKGTCQSCGAGGPNLWACLQSDCPYVGCGESFSDHSTLHAQTKKHNLTVNLTTFRVWCYVCEREVFLEHRPPLVLVPAAPHHCKATEQEAAPQPVGHPLKAVPIAVAEEEGSDSEDDELKPRGLTGMKNIGNSCYMNAALQALSNCPPLTQFFLDCSGLVRTDKKPALCKSYQKLISELWHKKRPSYVVPTSLSHGIKLVNPMFRGYAQQVGASSQQDTQEFLRCLMDQLHEELKEPLTECSMSGEGSDGEEIRDGDRSPSEDEFLSCDSGSSSDRGEGGGVGDGELLLQDECDGVRSAAGGIVGVSTGGVISEKERLKERRVSGSPLRGGSQEMDEDADVDTAAEEGVPERGEEDELTPTTNNEVQSQENNQLSDTGQGQSPSNNSSEPDNEVSMTHTQSTPCSPVRTLQELHPKVSSSPPRSSPLRSAGPAYSFKKAQLLLSAKKKKQSHYRSVISDIFDGSILSLVQCLTCDRVSSTVETFQDLSLPIPGKEDLAKLHSSIHQNLPVKTGVCPEAYDSQGWITYIMDSIRRFVVSCIPSWFWGPMVTLEDCLAAFFAADELKGDNMYSCERCKNIFFFFYRLRNGVKYCKVLRLPEILCIHLKRFRHEVMYSFKISSHVSFPLEGLDMRPFLAKESPSQVTTYDLLSVICHHGTAGSGHYIAYCQNVINGQWYEFDDQYVTEVHETVVQNAEAYVLFYRKSSEESLRERQKVVALANMKEPSLLQFYISREWLNKFNTFAEPGPISNHTFLCQHGGIPPNKYQYIDDLVVIVPQNVWEYLFNRWRLKLWLNAEKWK; encoded by the exons ATGGCTGAACAAGAGCTTTGTCCTCACCTGGACTCCATAGGAGAGGTAACCAAGGAGGATCTCCTCCAGAAATCCAAG GGAACTTGCCAGTCTTGTGGTGCAGGGGGTCCAAACCTGTGGGCATGTCTGCAG AGTGACTGCCCATATGTTGGTTGTGGAGAGTCCTTTTCGGATCACAGCACCCTGCATGCACAG aCTAAGAAGCACAACCTGACTGTGAACCTGACAACGTTCAGGGTCTGGTGTTATGTGTGCGAGCGGGAGGTATTTTTGGAGCACAGGCCTCCGCTGGTGCTTGTACCTGCGGCTCCCCACCACTGTAAAGCCACAGAGCAG GAAGCAGCTCCTCAGCCAGTAGGTCACCCACTAAAAGCAGTTCCAATTGCTGTTGCAGAAGAAGAAGGTTCAGATTCAGAGGACGATGAGCTTAAACCCAGAG GCTTGACAGGAATGAAAAATATTGGTAACTCCTGCTACATGAATGCCGCTCTTCAAGCCCTGTCCAACTG TCCTCCTCTCACTCAGTTCTTCCTGGACTGCAGTGGATTGGTCCGGACCGATAAGAAGCCTGCTCTCTGTAAGAGCTACCAGAAACTGATCTCAGAACTCTGGCATAAAAAACG GCCCAGCTATGTCGTGCCTACCAGTCTGTCTCATGGCATCAAACTAGTAAACCCCATGTTTCGTGGTTACGCTCAGCAGGTAGGGGCAAGCAGCCAGCAG GACACTCAAGAGTTCCTGCGCTGTCTGATGGACCAATTACACGAAGAGCTGAAGGAGCCTCTGACAGAGTGCAGCATGAGTGGGGAGGGAAGTGATGGGGAGGAGATAAGAGATGGAGATCGTTCCCCATCTGAGGATGAATTCTTATCCTGCGACTCTGGCTCCAGCAGTGACcgtggggaggggggaggagtgGGTGATGGCGAGCTCCTACTGCAGGATGAGTGTGACGGGGTCAGGTCTGCGGCAGGGGGTATAGTGGGCGTCAGTACCGGCGGGGTGATCTCGGAAAAGGAGAGGCTGAAGGAAAGGAGAGTGTCTGGCTCTCCCCTCCGTGGAGGCTCGCAAGAGATGGATGAGGACGCTGATGTGGACACAGCAGCCGAGGAGGGGGTTCCTGAGAGGGGAGAGGAAGACGAGTTAACGCCGACCACAAACAATGAGGTCCAAAGCCAAGAAAACAACCAGTTATCTGATACTGGGCAAGGGCAAAGCCCGAGCAACAACAGCTCCG AGCCAGACAATGAAGTGTCAATGACCCATACCCAGTCCACTCCCTGCAGTCCTGTGCGAACCCTGCAGGAGCTGCATCCCAAAGTGTCGTCTAGTCCACCTCGCTCCAGCCCCCTCCGCTCTGCAGGACCTGCATACTCCTTTAAAAAAG CTCAGCTGCTGCTCAGTgccaagaaaaagaaacagtcTCACTATCGCAGTGTGATCTCTGACATCTTCGACGGCTCCATCCTCAGTCTGGTCCAGTGTTTAACCTGTGACAGG GTTTCTTCTACAGTGGAAACCTTCCAAGACTTGTCCCTCCCTATTCCTGGTAAAGAGGACTTGGCAAAGCTCCACTCCTCTATACATCAGAACCTTCCAGTCAAAACAGGCGTGTGTCCCGAAGCGTACGACTCACAGGGCTGGATCACCTACATCATGGACTCCATACGCCG GTTCGTAGTTTCATGTATCCCCAGTTGGTTTTGGGGGCCCATGGTGACCCTAGAGGACTGCCTCGCTGCCTTCTTTGCTGCAGATGAACTTAAAG GGGACAACATGTACAGCTGTGAGCGATGTAAAAA tattttttttttcttctacaggCTGAGAAATGGTGTCAAATATTGCAAAGTACTTAGGCTTCCTGAG ATTCTGTGCATTCACCTGAAACGCTTCCGGCACGAGGTCATGTATTCGTTCAAGATTAGCAGCCACGTATCCTTTCCGTTGGAAGGCCTCGACATGAGACCTTTCCTGGCTAAAGAGAGTCCATCCCAAGTCACCACTTACGATCTGCTGTCAGTGATTTGTCACCATGGCACTGCAGGAA GTGGACACTATATAGCTTACTGTCAGAATGTGATCAATGGCCAGTGGTATGAGTTTGATGACCAGTATGTCACAGAGGTCCATGAGACAGTGGTGCAGAATGCAGAGGCCTATGTGTTGTTCTACAG GAAAAGTAGCGAGGAGTCGCTGCGAGAGAGGCAGAAGGTGGTGGCTCTGGCCAATATGAAGGAGCCCAGCCTGCTGCAGTTTTACATCTCCAGAGAATGGCTGAACAAGTTCAACACTTTCGCCGAACCGGGCCCCATTAGCAAccacacatttctttgtcagcACGGAG GGATTCCGCCGAATAAATACCAATACATAGATGACCTGGTTGTGATTGTTCCTCAGAATGTGTGGGAGTACCTTTTCAACAG GTGGAGATTGAAGCTCTGGCTAAACGCAGAAAAATGGAAATAG
- the usp20 gene encoding ubiquitin carboxyl-terminal hydrolase 20 isoform X3, translated as MAEQELCPHLDSIGEVTKEDLLQKSKGTCQSCGAGGPNLWACLQSDCPYVGCGESFSDHSTLHAQTKKHNLTVNLTTFRVWCYVCEREVFLEHRPPLVLVPAAPHHCKATEQEAAPQPVGHPLKAVPIAVAEEEGSDSEDDELKPRGLTGMKNIGNSCYMNAALQALSNCPPLTQFFLDCSGLVRTDKKPALCKSYQKLISELWHKKRPSYVVPTSLSHGIKLVNPMFRGYAQQDTQEFLRCLMDQLHEELKEPLTECSMSGEGSDGEEIRDGDRSPSEDEFLSCDSGSSSDRGEGGGVGDGELLLQDECDGVRSAAGGIVGVSTGGVISEKERLKERRVSGSPLRGGSQEMDEDADVDTAAEEGVPERGEEDELTPTTNNEVQSQENNQLSDTGQGQSPSNNSSEPDNEVSMTHTQSTPCSPVRTLQELHPKVSSSPPRSSPLRSAGPAYSFKKAQLLLSAKKKKQSHYRSVISDIFDGSILSLVQCLTCDRVSSTVETFQDLSLPIPGKEDLAKLHSSIHQNLPVKTGVCPEAYDSQGWITYIMDSIRRFVVSCIPSWFWGPMVTLEDCLAAFFAADELKGDNMYSCERCKNIFFFFYRLRNGVKYCKVLRLPEILCIHLKRFRHEVMYSFKISSHVSFPLEGLDMRPFLAKESPSQVTTYDLLSVICHHGTAGSGHYIAYCQNVINGQWYEFDDQYVTEVHETVVQNAEAYVLFYRKSSEESLRERQKVVALANMKEPSLLQFYISREWLNKFNTFAEPGPISNHTFLCQHGGIPPNKYQYIDDLVVIVPQNVWEYLFNSFGGGPAVNHLYMCAICQVEIEALAKRRKMEIDTFIKLNKEFQAEEAPTVILCISMQWFREWESFVKGKDNEPPGPIDNSKIGVMKGGHIQLKQGADYGQISEETWQYLLGIYGGGPEIAVRQTVAPADPDSLHGERKIEAETRAL; from the exons ATGGCTGAACAAGAGCTTTGTCCTCACCTGGACTCCATAGGAGAGGTAACCAAGGAGGATCTCCTCCAGAAATCCAAG GGAACTTGCCAGTCTTGTGGTGCAGGGGGTCCAAACCTGTGGGCATGTCTGCAG AGTGACTGCCCATATGTTGGTTGTGGAGAGTCCTTTTCGGATCACAGCACCCTGCATGCACAG aCTAAGAAGCACAACCTGACTGTGAACCTGACAACGTTCAGGGTCTGGTGTTATGTGTGCGAGCGGGAGGTATTTTTGGAGCACAGGCCTCCGCTGGTGCTTGTACCTGCGGCTCCCCACCACTGTAAAGCCACAGAGCAG GAAGCAGCTCCTCAGCCAGTAGGTCACCCACTAAAAGCAGTTCCAATTGCTGTTGCAGAAGAAGAAGGTTCAGATTCAGAGGACGATGAGCTTAAACCCAGAG GCTTGACAGGAATGAAAAATATTGGTAACTCCTGCTACATGAATGCCGCTCTTCAAGCCCTGTCCAACTG TCCTCCTCTCACTCAGTTCTTCCTGGACTGCAGTGGATTGGTCCGGACCGATAAGAAGCCTGCTCTCTGTAAGAGCTACCAGAAACTGATCTCAGAACTCTGGCATAAAAAACG GCCCAGCTATGTCGTGCCTACCAGTCTGTCTCATGGCATCAAACTAGTAAACCCCATGTTTCGTGGTTACGCTCAGCAG GACACTCAAGAGTTCCTGCGCTGTCTGATGGACCAATTACACGAAGAGCTGAAGGAGCCTCTGACAGAGTGCAGCATGAGTGGGGAGGGAAGTGATGGGGAGGAGATAAGAGATGGAGATCGTTCCCCATCTGAGGATGAATTCTTATCCTGCGACTCTGGCTCCAGCAGTGACcgtggggaggggggaggagtgGGTGATGGCGAGCTCCTACTGCAGGATGAGTGTGACGGGGTCAGGTCTGCGGCAGGGGGTATAGTGGGCGTCAGTACCGGCGGGGTGATCTCGGAAAAGGAGAGGCTGAAGGAAAGGAGAGTGTCTGGCTCTCCCCTCCGTGGAGGCTCGCAAGAGATGGATGAGGACGCTGATGTGGACACAGCAGCCGAGGAGGGGGTTCCTGAGAGGGGAGAGGAAGACGAGTTAACGCCGACCACAAACAATGAGGTCCAAAGCCAAGAAAACAACCAGTTATCTGATACTGGGCAAGGGCAAAGCCCGAGCAACAACAGCTCCG AGCCAGACAATGAAGTGTCAATGACCCATACCCAGTCCACTCCCTGCAGTCCTGTGCGAACCCTGCAGGAGCTGCATCCCAAAGTGTCGTCTAGTCCACCTCGCTCCAGCCCCCTCCGCTCTGCAGGACCTGCATACTCCTTTAAAAAAG CTCAGCTGCTGCTCAGTgccaagaaaaagaaacagtcTCACTATCGCAGTGTGATCTCTGACATCTTCGACGGCTCCATCCTCAGTCTGGTCCAGTGTTTAACCTGTGACAGG GTTTCTTCTACAGTGGAAACCTTCCAAGACTTGTCCCTCCCTATTCCTGGTAAAGAGGACTTGGCAAAGCTCCACTCCTCTATACATCAGAACCTTCCAGTCAAAACAGGCGTGTGTCCCGAAGCGTACGACTCACAGGGCTGGATCACCTACATCATGGACTCCATACGCCG GTTCGTAGTTTCATGTATCCCCAGTTGGTTTTGGGGGCCCATGGTGACCCTAGAGGACTGCCTCGCTGCCTTCTTTGCTGCAGATGAACTTAAAG GGGACAACATGTACAGCTGTGAGCGATGTAAAAA tattttttttttcttctacaggCTGAGAAATGGTGTCAAATATTGCAAAGTACTTAGGCTTCCTGAG ATTCTGTGCATTCACCTGAAACGCTTCCGGCACGAGGTCATGTATTCGTTCAAGATTAGCAGCCACGTATCCTTTCCGTTGGAAGGCCTCGACATGAGACCTTTCCTGGCTAAAGAGAGTCCATCCCAAGTCACCACTTACGATCTGCTGTCAGTGATTTGTCACCATGGCACTGCAGGAA GTGGACACTATATAGCTTACTGTCAGAATGTGATCAATGGCCAGTGGTATGAGTTTGATGACCAGTATGTCACAGAGGTCCATGAGACAGTGGTGCAGAATGCAGAGGCCTATGTGTTGTTCTACAG GAAAAGTAGCGAGGAGTCGCTGCGAGAGAGGCAGAAGGTGGTGGCTCTGGCCAATATGAAGGAGCCCAGCCTGCTGCAGTTTTACATCTCCAGAGAATGGCTGAACAAGTTCAACACTTTCGCCGAACCGGGCCCCATTAGCAAccacacatttctttgtcagcACGGAG GGATTCCGCCGAATAAATACCAATACATAGATGACCTGGTTGTGATTGTTCCTCAGAATGTGTGGGAGTACCTTTTCAACAG TTTTGGAGGTGGCCCAGCCGTGAACCACCTGTATATGTGTGCCATCTGCCAGGTGGAGATTGAAGCTCTGGCTAAACGCAGAAAAATGGAAATAGACACCTTCATCAAG CTGAACAAAGAGTTTCAGGCTGAAGAGGCTCCGACGGTGATCCTGTGCATCAGCATGCAGTGGTTCAGAGAGTGGGAGAGTTTTGTGAAGGGCAAAGACAATG AGCCACCTGGTCCCATTGACAACAGTAAAATTGGTGTTATGAAAGGAGGGCACATACAACTGAAGCAAG GTGCAGACTATGGTCAGATCTCAGAGGAGACCTGGCAGTACTTGTTGGGTATTTATGGCGGAGGCCCTGAGATTGCAGTGAGACAAACCGTGGCCCCGGCTGACCCTGACAGCCTTCATGGAGAGAGGAAGATCGAGGCAGAAACCAGAGCACTTTGA